The following are encoded in a window of Rhizobium sp. 11515TR genomic DNA:
- a CDS encoding SDR family oxidoreductase has translation MNRLNGKVAIVTGASSGIGRATANLFAAEGAKVIVGARRVTELESLAAEIKAAGGEAAVLAGDVRSEDYHKALVALAVERYGKLDIAFNNAGTLGEAGPSTEVSEAGFSEALAINLTASFLAAKHQIGEMIKYSGGSVIFTSTFVGHTVSFPGVAAYAASKSGLIGLTQTLAAEFGPQNVRVNAVLPGAVDTDMYRDMNDTAEKQAFITNLHALKRVAGPEEIARSVLYLASDDASFVSGTASLVDGGLSITRT, from the coding sequence ATGAACCGTTTGAATGGAAAAGTCGCAATCGTCACTGGCGCCAGCTCCGGCATCGGCCGCGCCACGGCCAACCTCTTCGCCGCCGAAGGCGCCAAGGTCATCGTCGGCGCTCGCCGTGTTACAGAGCTGGAAAGCCTGGCCGCCGAGATCAAGGCAGCCGGCGGTGAAGCAGCCGTCTTGGCCGGCGATGTACGCTCGGAAGACTATCACAAGGCGCTGGTCGCCCTTGCTGTCGAGCGCTACGGCAAGCTTGACATCGCCTTCAACAATGCCGGCACGCTCGGCGAAGCCGGTCCCAGCACCGAGGTTTCGGAAGCAGGCTTTTCCGAAGCACTGGCGATAAACCTCACCGCGTCGTTCCTGGCCGCCAAGCACCAGATTGGCGAAATGATCAAGTACAGCGGCGGTTCCGTGATTTTCACGTCGACTTTTGTCGGCCATACCGTGAGCTTCCCGGGCGTTGCCGCCTATGCCGCCAGCAAATCCGGCCTGATCGGCTTGACGCAAACGCTCGCCGCCGAATTCGGCCCGCAGAATGTCCGCGTCAATGCCGTCCTGCCGGGCGCGGTCGATACCGATATGTATCGCGACATGAACGATACGGCCGAAAAGCAGGCTTTCATTACCAATCTGCATGCGCTGAAGCGCGTCGCCGGCCCGGAAGAGATCGCTCGCTCGGTCCTTTATCTGGCCTCCGATGATGCAAGCTTCGTCAGCGGCACGGCTTCGCTTGTCGACGGCGGCCTTTCGATTACGCGCACCTGA
- a CDS encoding LysR family transcriptional regulator, which produces MLKIDGIVTFVTVAEAGSISEAARRLRLSKSVVSERLSEMEKALGATLLHRTTRKLTLTEDGTAFLQRATRIAQEVREAAADLAERRGTLMGPLRIAAPVTFGRLHLGPALYPFLAAHPEIELTLDLDDRRVDAASDGYDAIIRHGLIADSRLVAWKLARSRRLLVASPDYLSRRGKPASLSDLEDHRGIFYTNRGVADWRFEGPDGAVVIRAKLALGVNNGDVLHDAAIAGLGIALLPAFIAGPSVRDGRLAEIDVGYRPEPEFIFMAHPEGRNPSAKLRAIADHLKKAFGDPPYWERSK; this is translated from the coding sequence ATGCTGAAGATCGATGGGATCGTGACATTCGTGACCGTAGCGGAGGCCGGCTCTATCAGCGAGGCGGCGCGACGCCTGCGCCTGTCGAAATCCGTCGTCAGCGAGCGCCTGTCGGAAATGGAGAAAGCATTGGGGGCGACCCTGCTTCACCGCACGACCCGCAAGCTGACCCTGACGGAAGATGGCACCGCTTTCCTGCAGCGCGCGACCCGCATTGCGCAGGAGGTTCGCGAGGCGGCGGCCGATCTTGCCGAACGGCGCGGCACGCTGATGGGACCGCTCCGCATCGCAGCTCCCGTCACCTTCGGCCGCCTGCATCTGGGGCCGGCCCTCTATCCGTTTCTCGCCGCACACCCGGAAATCGAGCTGACGCTCGATCTCGACGACCGCCGGGTCGATGCCGCTTCGGATGGCTATGATGCGATCATACGCCATGGCCTGATCGCCGACTCGCGCCTCGTCGCCTGGAAGCTCGCCCGCAGCCGCCGCCTTCTCGTGGCCTCGCCGGATTATCTCAGCCGTCGCGGCAAGCCCGCTTCGCTCTCTGATCTCGAGGATCACCGCGGGATTTTCTACACGAATCGTGGTGTTGCCGACTGGCGTTTCGAGGGACCGGACGGCGCTGTCGTCATCCGCGCGAAGCTAGCGCTGGGCGTGAACAATGGCGATGTCCTCCACGATGCCGCGATTGCCGGCCTCGGTATCGCCTTGCTGCCGGCCTTCATTGCCGGGCCTTCGGTGAGGGACGGGCGGCTTGCCGAGATCGATGTCGGCTACCGGCCGGAGCCGGAATTCATCTTCATGGCCCATCCGGAAGGCCGCAATCCCTCGGCAAAGCTTCGAGCCATCGCCGATCATCTGAAAAAAGCGTTCGGCGATCCGCCCTATTGGGAGCGGAGCAAATAA
- a CDS encoding LysR family transcriptional regulator, whose amino-acid sequence MELRHIRYFLALAEVGNFTRAAAKLGIGQPPLSQQIRDLENEVGAQLFHRVPHGAELTAAGEAFLVEAKMAVDAAEKAKLAAQRANRGEIGRLSLGFTASSAFNTIVTSTIREFRRHWPEVRLSLTEMNTNALMERLMRGEIDAAFIRPGLEDPRDVRLKRFADEPMLIALPAHHPLAKEERVPIAALAGEPFILFPRMVGLSLYDDIVAACREAGFDLVVTQEAPQIPSVVNLVAANLGVSIVPASIAQIKLDGVAYRQIDGPPVVARLGLASLKAQRSPVIANLMSLIA is encoded by the coding sequence ATGGAGCTGCGGCATATCCGCTATTTTCTGGCGCTCGCGGAAGTGGGAAACTTCACCCGCGCGGCGGCCAAGCTCGGCATCGGTCAGCCGCCACTCAGCCAGCAGATCCGGGACCTGGAAAACGAGGTGGGCGCGCAGCTGTTCCACCGCGTACCGCATGGTGCGGAACTGACGGCGGCCGGCGAGGCCTTTCTCGTGGAAGCAAAAATGGCGGTCGATGCGGCGGAAAAGGCAAAGCTCGCCGCCCAGCGCGCCAATCGCGGCGAGATCGGCCGCCTGTCGCTCGGCTTCACCGCCTCCTCCGCCTTCAACACCATCGTCACATCAACCATTCGCGAGTTTCGGCGACACTGGCCGGAAGTGCGGCTGTCACTCACAGAGATGAATACCAATGCGCTGATGGAGCGGCTGATGCGCGGCGAGATCGACGCGGCATTCATTCGCCCAGGCCTTGAAGACCCCAGAGACGTACGACTGAAACGCTTTGCCGACGAACCGATGCTGATCGCGCTACCGGCCCACCATCCGCTGGCGAAAGAGGAACGCGTGCCGATTGCGGCGCTCGCGGGCGAACCCTTCATCCTCTTCCCGCGCATGGTGGGGCTCAGCCTCTATGACGATATCGTCGCCGCTTGCCGCGAAGCCGGCTTCGACCTCGTGGTGACGCAGGAAGCGCCGCAGATCCCATCCGTCGTCAATCTCGTCGCCGCAAACTTGGGCGTTTCCATCGTTCCGGCTTCGATCGCACAGATCAAGCTCGACGGCGTCGCCTATCGGCAAATCGATGGGCCGCCGGTCGTGGCGCGGCTTGGCCTCGCCAGCCTCAAGGCACAGCGATCGCCCGTTATCGCCAATCTTATGAGCCTGATAGCGTAA
- a CDS encoding MFS transporter produces the protein MFRAVSQQKTTASEVSSRPELTLVRNEPPTETRQFLTRGTPAFRRATIGLFLSGFATFSLLYCVQPLMPIFSEDFGVTPAASSLSLSLSTGFLALAIFGAAAVSESLGRRSLMFISLLGAAICTIVCAVSPSWHMLLVVRALEGFLLGGVPAVAMTYLAEEIEPRGLGGAMGLYIAGNAFGGMAGRVVTGTIAEYLSWRPALATIGLLGLLAAIGFLYLLPPSRNFTPRKGFDVAFHLKAWSGHFGNAALPLLFAIGFLVMGSFVTVYNYAGFRLVADPYDLSQTELGLIFTAYLFGIVASWAAGLLGDRIGHFVVLPVGVLIAALGAAVTLSSSLPLIILGIILVTIGFFMTHSVASALVGRLAHGFKGHASSLYLLAYYLGSSIAGSVGGYFWLADGWNAVVAFILVMLALCLVSALAVARLARR, from the coding sequence ATGTTTCGCGCCGTAAGTCAGCAGAAAACCACTGCGTCCGAAGTTTCCTCCCGCCCCGAATTGACGCTCGTCAGGAACGAGCCGCCGACCGAGACCCGCCAGTTTCTGACGCGCGGCACGCCTGCCTTCCGCCGCGCGACCATTGGGCTGTTTCTCTCGGGCTTTGCCACCTTCTCGCTGCTCTATTGCGTCCAGCCGCTGATGCCGATCTTCTCCGAAGATTTCGGTGTCACACCGGCTGCAAGCTCGCTGTCGCTGTCACTTTCGACCGGCTTCCTGGCCCTCGCGATCTTCGGCGCCGCCGCCGTTTCCGAAAGCCTCGGCCGCCGCAGCCTGATGTTCATTTCGCTGCTCGGCGCGGCCATCTGTACGATCGTCTGCGCGGTGTCGCCGAGCTGGCATATGCTCCTCGTCGTCCGCGCTCTTGAGGGCTTCCTTTTGGGTGGCGTCCCAGCTGTAGCTATGACCTATCTGGCTGAGGAAATCGAACCGCGCGGCCTCGGCGGCGCCATGGGCCTCTATATCGCCGGCAACGCCTTTGGCGGCATGGCCGGGCGCGTGGTGACCGGTACGATCGCCGAATATCTGAGCTGGCGGCCGGCGCTGGCCACGATCGGCCTTCTCGGCCTTCTCGCCGCTATCGGTTTCCTCTATCTGCTACCGCCGTCGCGCAATTTCACCCCGCGCAAGGGCTTCGATGTGGCCTTCCACCTGAAGGCTTGGAGCGGTCACTTCGGCAATGCCGCACTGCCGCTGCTCTTTGCCATCGGCTTTCTCGTCATGGGCTCCTTCGTCACCGTCTATAACTATGCCGGCTTCCGTTTGGTCGCCGATCCCTATGATCTCAGCCAGACCGAATTGGGCCTGATCTTCACCGCCTATCTCTTCGGGATAGTCGCATCCTGGGCGGCAGGTCTCCTCGGTGATCGCATCGGCCATTTCGTCGTGCTGCCGGTGGGCGTGCTGATCGCCGCACTCGGGGCGGCGGTGACGCTTTCCAGCTCCTTGCCGCTGATCATTCTCGGCATCATCCTGGTGACGATCGGCTTCTTCATGACCCATTCCGTCGCCAGCGCGCTGGTGGGGCGGCTAGCCCATGGCTTCAAGGGCCATGCCTCCTCGCTCTATCTGCTCGCCTATTATCTCGGCTCCAGCATTGCCGGTTCGGTCGGCGGTTATTTCTGGCTCGCGGATGGCTGGAATGCTGTGGTTGCCTTCATCCTCGTCATGCTGGCACTCTGTCTCGTCAGCGCTTTAGCCGTTGCCAGGCTGGCGCGTCGTTGA
- a CDS encoding VOC family protein, whose translation MIRIDHLDHLVLTVVSIEESCDFYTRVLGMSVETFAEGRKALIFGNQKINLHQAGHEFEPKAERPTPGSADLCFISTTPLDEVIAHLQAEGVAIEEGPVRRTGATAPILSVYFRDPDQNLIEVSNVIP comes from the coding sequence ATGATCCGTATCGACCATCTCGATCATCTGGTGCTCACGGTTGTGAGCATCGAGGAGAGTTGCGATTTCTATACCCGTGTCCTTGGCATGAGTGTCGAAACTTTCGCGGAGGGCCGCAAGGCTCTCATCTTCGGCAACCAGAAGATCAATCTGCATCAAGCCGGCCATGAGTTCGAGCCGAAGGCCGAGCGGCCGACACCGGGTTCGGCCGACCTCTGCTTCATCAGCACGACCCCTCTAGATGAGGTCATCGCTCACTTGCAAGCCGAAGGTGTCGCGATCGAGGAAGGCCCCGTCCGACGCACCGGCGCGACCGCCCCCATTCTCTCCGTTTATTTCCGCGATCCGGACCAGAACCTGATCGAAGTGTCCAACGTCATTCCCTGA
- a CDS encoding ArsR/SmtB family transcription factor encodes MDTLSTTLSALADPTRRAILARLATGEASVSELAEPFDMSLVAVSKHLKVLERAGLISKGREAQWRPCRLEPKPLRQVDDWLESYRQFWNDNLDRLEAYAALLQKGGVDGPGN; translated from the coding sequence ATGGACACGTTGAGCACGACCCTTTCGGCCCTAGCCGATCCAACCCGCCGAGCGATCCTGGCGCGGCTGGCGACCGGCGAGGCATCCGTGTCCGAGCTGGCCGAACCCTTCGACATGTCGCTGGTCGCCGTTTCCAAGCATCTGAAGGTGCTGGAGAGAGCCGGGCTGATCTCGAAGGGTAGGGAAGCCCAATGGCGACCCTGTCGGCTGGAGCCCAAGCCACTGCGGCAGGTCGATGACTGGCTGGAAAGCTACAGGCAGTTCTGGAACGACAATCTCGATCGCCTGGAAGCCTACGCGGCGTTACTGCAAAAGGGAGGAGTGGATGGCCCCGGCAACTGA
- a CDS encoding SRPBCC family protein codes for MAPATDGGERPLREIVLTRDIAAPRDLLFRLWTEPQHLMRWWGPQNMTAPSVSVDVREGGAWRHCILTPEGREYWSHGRYLEIVPPERLVFTFAWENQEGRPEHPMQVTVEFHELGEKTRLIFRKVELPDDTELRLQTDGWEQALDKYAAYAEATSREGRE; via the coding sequence ATGGCCCCGGCAACTGACGGCGGCGAACGCCCGCTACGCGAAATCGTACTAACCCGAGATATTGCCGCACCGCGTGACTTGCTGTTTCGCCTCTGGACGGAGCCGCAACATCTGATGCGCTGGTGGGGGCCGCAAAACATGACGGCCCCATCCGTCTCCGTCGACGTGCGGGAAGGTGGCGCCTGGCGACACTGCATTCTGACACCGGAGGGCAGGGAATATTGGAGCCATGGCCGCTATCTGGAGATCGTCCCACCCGAGCGTCTCGTCTTCACCTTTGCCTGGGAAAACCAGGAGGGTAGGCCCGAACATCCGATGCAGGTGACTGTGGAGTTTCATGAGCTCGGCGAGAAGACACGCCTCATCTTCCGCAAGGTCGAGCTGCCTGACGATACAGAGCTGAGATTGCAAACCGACGGCTGGGAACAGGCCCTCGATAAATACGCCGCTTACGCAGAAGCCACCTCAAGGGAAGGACGAGAGTGA
- a CDS encoding GFA family protein, which translates to MKKTYHGSCHCGAVAYEADLDLQGGTFKCNCSICKKKRNWLAVATPADFRLTSGDESIGEYQFGPRILHHLFCKTCGISSFNWGENPALGGKFYAISISCLDDATDEELASLPVGYFDGRDDRFDRAPEETRYL; encoded by the coding sequence ATGAAGAAGACCTATCACGGAAGCTGCCATTGCGGCGCCGTTGCTTACGAAGCCGATCTCGATCTGCAGGGCGGGACCTTCAAGTGCAATTGCTCGATCTGCAAGAAGAAGCGCAATTGGCTGGCTGTCGCCACGCCCGCCGATTTCCGCCTGACTTCGGGCGATGAGAGCATCGGTGAATATCAGTTCGGCCCGCGTATCCTGCATCATCTCTTCTGCAAAACTTGCGGCATCAGCTCCTTCAACTGGGGTGAAAACCCGGCACTCGGCGGCAAGTTCTATGCGATCAGCATCAGCTGCCTGGACGATGCCACCGATGAGGAACTCGCCTCGCTTCCCGTCGGCTATTTCGACGGCCGCGACGACCGCTTCGATCGCGCGCCGGAGGAAACGCGCTATCTTTAG